A window of Methanothrix sp. contains these coding sequences:
- a CDS encoding TfuA-related McrA-glycine thioamidation protein, with the protein MPRVVVFLGPSMPHDEARSILDADYRPPARRGDVLAAARDGADIICLIDGVFFQDSSVAHKEILEALQMGVRVIGASSMGALRAAEMDVYGMEGVGEIYSAYKSGEIVADDEVALVFDPVTLEPLSEPLVNIRHNLRLAVNEGLIDEKSAADLLEIARARYFPSRSYENLIRDARCRVPEETLLQFRRFLESRREDLKREDAIKALRRAAEVARELQVR; encoded by the coding sequence ATGCCAAGAGTCGTCGTGTTTCTGGGTCCAAGCATGCCTCATGATGAGGCGCGCTCCATCCTGGATGCGGATTACAGGCCGCCAGCCAGGCGCGGAGACGTTCTCGCGGCTGCAAGAGATGGAGCGGACATAATATGCCTGATAGACGGCGTCTTCTTCCAGGACTCCTCTGTGGCGCACAAGGAGATCCTCGAGGCGCTCCAGATGGGCGTGCGGGTGATTGGCGCCTCAAGCATGGGAGCTCTGAGGGCAGCTGAGATGGATGTCTATGGCATGGAGGGCGTCGGCGAGATCTACAGTGCGTATAAGAGCGGAGAGATAGTCGCTGACGACGAGGTCGCCCTGGTCTTCGATCCCGTGACGCTCGAGCCACTCTCCGAGCCTCTGGTCAACATACGCCACAACCTCAGGCTGGCTGTGAACGAGGGCCTCATCGATGAGAAAAGCGCCGCAGATCTGCTGGAGATTGCGAGGGCCAGGTACTTTCCTTCCAGAAGCTATGAGAATCTGATAAGAGATGCCAGATGCAGGGTTCCGGAGGAGACGCTTCTACAGTTCAGGAGATTTCTTGAGAGCAGACGTGAGGATCTCAAGAGGGAGGATGCCATAAAGGCGCTCAGGAGGGCTGCGGAGGTTGCCAGGGAGCTGCAGGTCCGGTGA